The following proteins are encoded in a genomic region of Corynebacterium atypicum:
- a CDS encoding prephenate dehydrogenase, translating to MISHRVNASPGHTRRAHRPVCVIGLGLIGGSLLRDLVASDVPAFGADAAPEQAAAARADGFDASGDVTTALQQADKLGALIVIAVPMGAVESLLRQIAAACPNCAVIDVVSVKQPVLDLAWRYGLAARYVGTHPMAGTAFSGWSAGRAGLFAGAPWVIGFDQVAGLENERSRAAREGEAAGATDAAQAAPCGGGAAAEAGYAGARAAEAHTAGARAAEPAVFLSAPEIAAWTSLWAETAALISLTGARIFPVQAPVHDAAVARISHLPHILAETLAVTGDRGGALARSLAAGSFRDGTRVAGTAPALVRAMCETNAEALVPVLDEVIAELNRARNELAGTRTDTDTASEPSVARLAEAGFAAYRRFPFVERTTSEGPPIAPSDIERAGSFEHVISTNAGRTVPIAPGENGWVKDLLTAEAAGACICLGRG from the coding sequence GTGATCTCGCACCGTGTAAACGCCAGCCCAGGGCACACCCGCCGAGCCCACCGGCCCGTCTGCGTGATCGGGCTCGGACTAATCGGCGGCTCACTGCTACGCGACCTTGTGGCCAGCGATGTCCCCGCCTTCGGGGCCGACGCCGCACCCGAGCAAGCCGCCGCCGCGCGCGCTGACGGCTTCGACGCTTCCGGCGACGTCACCACGGCACTCCAGCAAGCCGACAAACTGGGCGCACTCATCGTCATCGCCGTGCCCATGGGTGCAGTCGAGTCGCTCCTGCGCCAGATCGCCGCGGCGTGCCCCAACTGCGCGGTTATTGACGTCGTCTCTGTAAAACAACCCGTCTTAGACCTGGCCTGGCGATACGGGCTGGCCGCTAGGTACGTGGGCACCCACCCCATGGCGGGCACCGCCTTTTCCGGGTGGTCGGCCGGGCGCGCGGGGCTATTCGCCGGGGCGCCCTGGGTGATCGGCTTCGACCAGGTAGCCGGGCTGGAAAACGAGCGGTCGCGCGCTGCACGCGAAGGCGAGGCGGCCGGCGCAACCGACGCAGCCCAGGCCGCGCCTTGCGGCGGAGGCGCCGCCGCTGAAGCCGGCTACGCCGGGGCCCGCGCCGCCGAGGCTCACACAGCCGGGGCCCGCGCCGCCGAGCCTGCCGTTTTCTTGAGCGCCCCGGAAATCGCCGCCTGGACCAGCCTCTGGGCCGAAACCGCGGCGCTCATAAGCCTCACCGGGGCGCGCATCTTCCCTGTTCAGGCCCCGGTTCACGACGCCGCGGTAGCCCGCATCTCCCATCTGCCCCACATCTTGGCAGAAACTCTCGCCGTGACCGGTGATCGCGGTGGCGCGCTGGCCCGCTCGCTTGCAGCGGGAAGCTTTCGCGACGGCACTCGCGTGGCAGGCACCGCCCCGGCGCTGGTCCGCGCCATGTGCGAGACGAATGCGGAGGCTCTGGTGCCGGTTCTCGACGAGGTGATCGCGGAGCTTAACCGCGCCCGCAACGAGCTCGCCGGCACCCGTACCGACACAGACACCGCTTCGGAGCCGTCCGTTGCGCGGCTCGCGGAAGCCGGTTTTGCGGCTTACCGCCGCTTCCCCTTCGTCGAGAGGACGACGTCGGAAGGGCCCCCAATCGCACCCTCAGACATCGAGAGGGCGGGCTCTTTCGAACACGTGATCTCGACCAACGCGGGTAGAACTGTGCCAATTGCCCCTGGAGAAAATGGCTGGGTAAAAGACCTGCTAACCGCAGAGGCTGCGGGCGCATGCATCTGCCTTGGCCGAGGCTAG
- a CDS encoding MDR family oxidoreductase: MTQSNLPRARAIIVDAVKTPAHMGEVAVEDRNLPDDELLIDVEYSSLNFKDAMALAGNPGIVRTTPLVPGIDAVGTVSAAPGGQFREGQAVLVNGAGLGEFRNGGYTQRVRVPAGQTIALPGPLNARQAAAIGTAGFTAALCVQALIDHGLTAEESDPVLVTGATGGVGSIAIHLLSQLGVNVAALTGRSDEYGDYLRGLGAAKVLDRAEFAEKGKPLQKARFAGVIDTVGSHTLVNAIAQLKWGATAAACGMAQGPDLPGTVLPFILRGVTLVGANSVDAPLRMRERAWGIIARHLDLDVLEQMTQEVGLDEVIAAGEELLAGKRHGRTVVRID, translated from the coding sequence ATGACTCAGAGCAATCTACCGCGCGCACGCGCCATCATTGTCGACGCCGTGAAAACGCCGGCCCACATGGGAGAGGTTGCGGTAGAAGACCGAAACCTGCCGGACGACGAGCTGTTAATCGACGTCGAGTATTCCTCGCTCAACTTCAAAGATGCGATGGCCTTGGCCGGAAATCCAGGCATCGTGCGCACTACCCCGTTGGTGCCGGGTATCGATGCCGTGGGGACGGTCAGCGCCGCCCCCGGCGGCCAGTTCCGCGAGGGGCAGGCGGTTCTGGTCAACGGCGCAGGTCTCGGAGAGTTCCGCAACGGCGGATACACGCAGCGGGTCCGGGTGCCCGCGGGGCAGACGATCGCGCTGCCGGGCCCGCTTAATGCGCGGCAGGCCGCCGCGATAGGGACCGCTGGCTTTACTGCTGCCTTGTGTGTGCAGGCGCTGATCGATCACGGACTGACCGCCGAGGAAAGCGATCCGGTGCTGGTAACCGGCGCTACCGGCGGGGTGGGCAGCATCGCTATCCACCTGCTGTCTCAGTTGGGCGTGAACGTCGCTGCTCTCACAGGTCGCTCCGACGAGTACGGCGACTACCTTCGTGGGTTGGGCGCCGCCAAGGTGCTCGACCGCGCCGAGTTCGCGGAGAAAGGCAAGCCACTGCAGAAGGCGCGTTTCGCAGGCGTGATCGACACTGTCGGGTCCCACACCCTGGTCAATGCCATCGCGCAACTTAAGTGGGGTGCTACCGCCGCGGCCTGCGGAATGGCTCAAGGCCCGGATCTTCCCGGCACGGTGCTTCCATTTATTCTGCGCGGCGTCACGCTCGTTGGCGCAAACTCGGTCGACGCCCCGTTGCGGATGCGTGAGCGGGCATGGGGCATCATCGCCAGGCATTTGGATCTGGATGTTCTCGAGCAGATGACGCAAGAGGTCGGCCTCGACGAGGTGATCGCCGCAGGCGAAGAACTCCTTGCAGGCAAGCGCCACGGGCGCACCGTCGTTCGCATCGACTAA
- a CDS encoding tRNA adenosine deaminase-associated protein, translated as MQSQTTGSVDDQGEDEFFANFAVTVTLVDGQWLVHEFADDFTGLDASLRAVRALRSEGPAFALLCVDDDYFLIVRPSPTRTRLLLSDATAAVDDDIAADALDELGIEVPDLSDDELEETDPWPEGDFDILADLGLAEQVMEIIADDPESWASEQIVRIAEELDFVDELYGAVDIPNR; from the coding sequence ATGCAGTCCCAGACCACCGGTAGTGTGGATGACCAGGGCGAAGACGAGTTTTTTGCCAATTTTGCGGTGACGGTGACCCTGGTGGATGGCCAGTGGCTGGTCCACGAGTTTGCTGATGACTTCACCGGTCTTGATGCTTCCTTGCGCGCGGTGCGCGCTCTGCGTTCGGAGGGGCCGGCGTTTGCCCTGTTGTGCGTGGATGATGACTACTTTTTGATCGTGCGCCCCTCGCCGACGCGCACGCGGCTGCTGCTTTCTGATGCCACCGCGGCGGTGGACGATGACATAGCGGCGGACGCCCTCGATGAGCTGGGCATTGAGGTGCCGGATTTGAGCGATGATGAGCTCGAGGAGACGGATCCCTGGCCGGAGGGGGATTTTGACATCCTGGCGGATCTGGGGCTGGCGGAGCAGGTGATGGAGATCATTGCCGACGACCCGGAGAGTTGGGCGAGCGAGCAGATTGTACGCATTGCCGAGGAGCTCGACTTTGTCGATGAGCTTTACGGCGCGGTGGACATTCCGAACCGCTGA
- the mgtE gene encoding magnesium transporter encodes MSDTRTENNNLDDLKRILRSEELRPGRARELAQRLAEPPIQDIVALVERFDATRGALVLRLLSRQRSIEVFDALDPRHQADLIGALQNQDVLEFFDELDPDDRVSLLDELPAEIAEALLRQLDPGESKITEVVMGYPKGSVGRRMSPEVPTIYSTMTAGQALDKLRRTADEVETIYAVPIVAHDRKLEGFCSFADIFTAEDDVQLRDIMVDPVFAYAHDDAEDTARWFLPLDYLALPVVDDTNRLVGLLSWDDAQDIVEEEDSEDTARSGGAEPLQQPYLSTPVMKLVRSRVVWLLVLAVSALLTVQVLDLFEETLAQVVTLSLFIPLLTGTGGNTGNQAVTTVTRALALGDVRKRDMLQVMWREMRVGVMLGTLLGVLGFALASLVYGLPIGIVIGTTLLAVCTMSATVGGAMPIIAKAVGADPAVFSNPFISTFCDATGLIIYFFIAISVLGL; translated from the coding sequence GTGAGTGATACCCGCACCGAAAACAACAACCTTGATGATCTGAAGCGTATTTTGCGCTCCGAGGAACTGCGCCCGGGGCGCGCCCGGGAACTTGCCCAGCGGCTCGCCGAACCTCCGATCCAAGACATCGTTGCGCTCGTCGAACGCTTCGACGCCACCCGCGGTGCGCTCGTTTTGCGGCTGCTGTCCAGACAGCGTTCCATCGAGGTCTTTGACGCCCTCGACCCGCGCCACCAGGCCGACCTGATCGGGGCGCTGCAGAACCAGGACGTCCTCGAGTTCTTCGACGAGCTTGATCCTGATGACCGGGTCTCGCTGCTCGACGAGCTGCCCGCAGAGATCGCCGAGGCCCTGCTGCGGCAGCTCGACCCGGGCGAGTCTAAGATCACCGAGGTGGTCATGGGCTACCCCAAGGGCTCGGTGGGCCGTCGCATGAGCCCGGAGGTCCCCACCATCTATTCGACGATGACGGCCGGGCAGGCCCTGGACAAGCTGCGCCGCACCGCCGACGAGGTGGAGACCATCTACGCCGTGCCCATCGTCGCCCACGATCGCAAGCTCGAGGGTTTCTGCTCCTTCGCCGATATCTTCACCGCTGAAGACGACGTGCAGCTTCGCGACATCATGGTGGATCCGGTGTTTGCCTACGCGCACGACGACGCGGAGGACACGGCGCGCTGGTTTTTGCCGCTGGACTACCTCGCTTTGCCCGTGGTCGATGACACGAATCGGCTCGTTGGACTGTTGTCCTGGGACGACGCCCAGGACATCGTCGAGGAGGAGGATTCCGAGGACACCGCACGTTCCGGCGGCGCCGAGCCGCTGCAACAGCCCTACCTGTCCACCCCGGTGATGAAGCTGGTGCGCTCGCGCGTCGTCTGGCTGTTGGTGCTCGCGGTCTCCGCCCTGCTCACCGTCCAGGTGCTCGATCTTTTCGAGGAGACGCTGGCCCAGGTGGTCACGCTCTCGCTATTCATCCCGCTGCTGACCGGCACCGGAGGCAACACGGGCAACCAGGCGGTGACCACGGTCACCCGGGCACTGGCGCTTGGCGACGTGCGCAAGCGGGACATGCTGCAGGTGATGTGGCGCGAGATGCGGGTGGGCGTCATGCTGGGCACGCTGCTCGGTGTGCTTGGCTTTGCGCTCGCCTCGCTCGTCTATGGGCTGCCCATCGGCATCGTCATTGGCACGACGTTACTGGCCGTATGCACGATGTCGGCCACGGTGGGCGGGGCCATGCCCATCATCGCGAAAGCGGTGGGTGCGGATCCGGCGGTGTTTTCTAACCCGTTCATCTCCACCTTCTGCGACGCCACGGGCCTGATTATCTACTTCTTCATCGCCATCTCGGTGCTTGGGCTCTGA
- a CDS encoding NAD(P)H-quinone oxidoreductase, which translates to MKAIVQTDPKDPASLQLAEVPTPTPAEGELLVKVHTAGVNRGDILQTRGHYPPPPGASQILGMECAGTIVENRAGRGPAVGSPVGCLLAGGGYAEYVAVPAGQTAPLPAGLTVDELGSLMEVACTVWSNLGMVARLGEQNPREQNAGDHGAAPKRVLIHGGAGGVGSFAIQLCAALGLDVAVTAGSPDKLDYCRKLGATELINYHEQDFSEGLKGSVNVILDIIGAKYLKGNLRALAPDGQLIIIGMQGGTKAEINLGSLLPRRLSIHGTTLRARSVADKSRIVASTVANVWPLVEAGAIRHHVHQVFPLADAALAHRTLDSGKVTGKLALRVAS; encoded by the coding sequence ATGAAGGCAATCGTGCAAACCGACCCCAAAGACCCCGCCAGCCTGCAGCTGGCCGAGGTGCCCACCCCCACACCGGCCGAGGGAGAGCTACTGGTCAAGGTCCACACCGCTGGCGTCAACCGCGGCGACATTCTGCAGACGCGTGGCCACTACCCGCCCCCGCCCGGGGCCTCCCAAATCCTCGGCATGGAGTGCGCCGGCACCATCGTCGAAAATCGCGCCGGGCGCGGGCCTGCCGTGGGCTCGCCCGTCGGCTGCCTGCTCGCGGGAGGCGGCTACGCCGAGTACGTTGCCGTACCTGCTGGGCAGACCGCGCCCCTGCCGGCAGGCCTGACGGTGGACGAACTGGGCTCGCTTATGGAGGTCGCCTGCACCGTGTGGTCCAACCTCGGCATGGTCGCCAGGCTGGGCGAGCAAAACCCGAGGGAACAAAACGCTGGGGACCACGGCGCTGCGCCCAAGCGGGTGCTCATCCACGGCGGCGCAGGCGGCGTGGGCAGCTTCGCCATCCAGCTGTGCGCGGCTCTCGGGCTGGACGTGGCGGTCACCGCGGGCTCCCCGGACAAGCTCGATTACTGCCGCAAGCTCGGCGCCACCGAGCTGATCAACTACCACGAGCAGGACTTTTCCGAGGGGCTGAAGGGCTCGGTGAACGTGATCCTCGATATCATCGGGGCGAAGTATTTGAAGGGCAACCTGCGCGCGCTTGCCCCGGACGGCCAGCTCATCATCATCGGCATGCAGGGCGGCACCAAGGCCGAAATCAACCTCGGGTCTCTCCTCCCCCGCCGCCTGAGCATCCACGGCACCACGCTGCGCGCCCGCTCGGTTGCTGATAAATCGCGTATCGTCGCCAGCACCGTCGCCAACGTGTGGCCCCTGGTCGAGGCCGGCGCCATCCGGCACCACGTGCACCAGGTCTTCCCGCTTGCCGACGCCGCGCTCGCCCACCGCACGCTTGACTCCGGCAAGGTGACCGGCAAGCTGGCACTACGCGTCGCCAGCTAG
- a CDS encoding nucleoside deaminase has protein sequence MVVEGSGDALPRARFLVRAEARMRRALEVAAATPAGDVPVGAVVFAPDGRELASATNRREADCDPTAHAEVLALRQAARVFGDAWRLPGCELVVTLEPCTMCAGALTSARVESLVFGAFEPKTGAVGSALDAVRAPGRELVPEVLSGVLARECAELLQGFFDALRESR, from the coding sequence ATGGTGGTTGAGGGCTCCGGGGACGCGCTGCCGCGGGCGAGGTTTCTGGTGCGCGCCGAGGCGCGCATGCGCCGTGCCTTGGAGGTTGCCGCGGCGACGCCGGCGGGTGATGTCCCGGTGGGCGCGGTGGTTTTTGCGCCCGACGGCCGGGAGTTGGCGAGTGCGACCAACAGGAGGGAGGCCGATTGCGATCCGACGGCGCACGCGGAGGTGTTGGCGTTGCGGCAGGCGGCGCGGGTGTTCGGCGATGCGTGGCGGTTGCCGGGTTGTGAGCTGGTGGTGACGTTGGAGCCGTGCACGATGTGCGCGGGGGCGTTGACGAGCGCCCGTGTGGAGAGCCTTGTCTTTGGGGCGTTTGAACCGAAGACGGGCGCGGTGGGCTCGGCGCTCGATGCGGTGCGCGCGCCGGGCCGTGAGCTGGTCCCTGAGGTGCTGTCAGGGGTGCTAGCCAGGGAATGTGCCGAGCTACTGCAAGGTTTCTTCGACGCGCTGCGGGAATCTCGGTAG
- a CDS encoding CsbD family protein, whose amino-acid sequence MGDIENKAEEFAGKAKEAAGDVTDNDSLKDEGKADQVTSDVKEKISDAGDAIKDKANEVIGKFKDDE is encoded by the coding sequence ATGGGTGACATTGAGAACAAGGCTGAGGAGTTCGCCGGAAAGGCCAAGGAGGCCGCCGGCGATGTGACTGACAACGATAGCCTGAAGGACGAGGGCAAGGCCGACCAGGTCACCTCGGACGTTAAGGAGAAGATCTCTGACGCAGGCGACGCCATCAAGGACAAGGCCAACGAGGTTATTGGCAAGTTCAAGGATGACGAGTAA
- a CDS encoding aminotransferase class V-fold PLP-dependent enzyme: protein MVYDVPEVRGQYVSLGDGWTYLNAHERPQIPQRVATGVARAFRTSTSPLAGSGAPTGSHADHRDGQFEGHLHISAARRAIADLVGGSARAVVLGPSLEALYGMLARAMGPMLRRGSQVLLSNLDRPQLSHQLSQASVNAVWAQPDLATGELPAFQFAELVDPATRLVAFPAAQDLLGTVTPVAEITDMVHEAARSWVLVDATAYACYRPVDMSEWGADIVGVDLARLGGPRIAALVFRDELMLNRLDPVDPMAERGSVEALETPVSEGLAGGVSPLVDHLANLARRGGHQGAGSYGGRRSASRAGWAAGEGSGGGQAGPALSRRERLIYSMGEMSTYLQDLGRDLETFIGSLPSVHILGVSGEAAQGSHNDRVPRISFAVRGVPARTVYQRLLDNGLVTTVTPVTPLVREMGAEEIGGAVTVSLAPFNQDHDIEHLTRVVASLA from the coding sequence ATGGTTTACGACGTCCCGGAGGTTCGCGGGCAGTATGTCTCTTTAGGCGATGGCTGGACGTACCTCAATGCGCACGAGCGACCGCAGATCCCGCAGCGGGTGGCTACGGGTGTGGCGCGCGCGTTTCGAACCTCTACGTCTCCGCTTGCGGGCAGCGGCGCGCCGACGGGCAGCCACGCCGACCACCGCGACGGGCAGTTTGAGGGGCATTTGCACATCAGCGCGGCGCGGCGGGCGATCGCGGATCTGGTGGGTGGCTCTGCGCGCGCCGTCGTGCTCGGCCCCAGCTTGGAGGCCCTCTACGGCATGCTCGCACGCGCGATGGGCCCGATGCTCCGGCGCGGCTCGCAGGTGTTGCTGAGCAACCTGGATCGCCCGCAGCTTTCCCACCAACTGAGCCAGGCCAGCGTCAATGCGGTGTGGGCGCAGCCGGACCTGGCCACCGGCGAACTGCCGGCCTTCCAATTCGCGGAGCTAGTCGATCCGGCCACCAGGTTGGTCGCGTTTCCGGCGGCGCAGGATTTGCTCGGGACGGTGACCCCCGTCGCGGAGATCACCGACATGGTGCATGAGGCGGCCCGCTCGTGGGTGCTTGTCGACGCCACGGCCTACGCCTGCTACCGGCCGGTGGACATGTCGGAGTGGGGCGCGGACATCGTGGGCGTTGACCTGGCGCGGCTGGGTGGGCCGCGGATCGCGGCGCTGGTCTTCCGCGACGAGCTGATGCTCAACCGGCTCGATCCGGTGGATCCGATGGCGGAGCGCGGCAGCGTGGAGGCCCTCGAAACCCCGGTGTCTGAGGGGCTGGCGGGCGGGGTCTCCCCGCTGGTGGATCACCTGGCTAACCTCGCCCGCCGCGGCGGGCACCAGGGCGCAGGCAGCTACGGTGGGCGGCGCAGCGCGTCCCGGGCCGGGTGGGCCGCCGGGGAGGGCTCTGGTGGCGGCCAGGCCGGGCCCGCGCTGTCTAGGCGCGAGCGGCTGATTTACTCCATGGGTGAGATGTCGACCTACCTGCAGGACCTGGGCCGGGACTTGGAGACGTTTATAGGGTCGCTGCCGTCGGTACACATATTGGGCGTCAGTGGCGAGGCCGCCCAGGGCTCGCACAACGATCGGGTGCCGCGCATCTCGTTCGCGGTGCGCGGCGTTCCCGCGCGCACGGTCTACCAGCGCCTCCTAGATAACGGCCTGGTCACCACCGTCACGCCGGTGACGCCCCTGGTGCGCGAGATGGGGGCCGAGGAGATCGGCGGCGCGGTGACAGTGTCGTTGGCGCCGTTTAACCAGGATCACGATATAGAGCATCTGACGCGGGTGGTGGCCTCGCTCGCCTAG
- a CDS encoding histidinol-phosphate transaminase codes for MIRPDLDRLPSYAPGKRQEGALKLSSNEVPFPPLQAAVEAMSAAAAGANRYPPMPAQELVRALAAQLGLDASQVAVGCGSSALCQQLVQITSTAESEVIFPWRSFEAYPIFAQVVGATPVAVPLTATGGLDLDAMTARITDKTSLVFICNPNNPSGQTVTTEEFARFMAQVPERVTVALDEAYFEFNRATDTPVATEEIARHANVVGLRTFSKAYGLAGARVGYVFGAEEIISALDKVAIPFALSTPAQAGALASLSAREELLARVEEIVSDRDRVADLIGAEHSQANFLWLPTPEGDADFPQRVASKLADAGVLVRAFPEGVRVTVSSRAENDRLLKAWQGCTSGR; via the coding sequence ATGATTAGGCCAGATCTCGACCGGTTACCCTCCTACGCTCCAGGCAAGCGCCAAGAGGGCGCGCTCAAGCTTTCCTCTAACGAGGTCCCTTTCCCGCCGCTGCAAGCGGCAGTGGAGGCGATGAGCGCGGCCGCTGCGGGAGCCAATCGCTATCCGCCCATGCCGGCCCAAGAGCTTGTCCGCGCCCTCGCGGCGCAGCTGGGGCTCGACGCGAGCCAGGTGGCCGTGGGCTGCGGCTCCTCGGCGCTGTGCCAGCAGCTTGTACAGATCACCAGCACCGCGGAGAGCGAAGTGATCTTCCCCTGGCGCAGCTTCGAGGCCTACCCCATCTTTGCGCAGGTAGTCGGGGCCACGCCCGTTGCGGTCCCGCTGACTGCAACCGGGGGCCTCGATCTGGACGCGATGACCGCGCGCATCACAGACAAGACCAGCCTGGTATTTATTTGCAACCCCAATAACCCTTCAGGGCAGACGGTCACCACCGAGGAGTTTGCGCGCTTCATGGCCCAGGTCCCCGAGCGCGTCACCGTGGCGCTCGACGAGGCCTACTTCGAGTTCAACCGCGCCACCGATACCCCGGTGGCCACGGAGGAGATTGCGCGCCATGCCAACGTGGTGGGGCTGCGCACCTTCTCCAAGGCTTACGGCTTGGCTGGGGCGCGCGTGGGCTACGTCTTCGGCGCCGAAGAGATCATCAGCGCCCTCGATAAGGTCGCCATCCCCTTTGCGCTCAGCACGCCGGCCCAAGCAGGCGCGCTCGCCTCCCTTAGCGCCCGTGAGGAGCTCCTCGCGCGCGTCGAGGAAATTGTCAGCGATCGTGACCGCGTGGCGGACCTCATCGGCGCGGAGCACTCGCAGGCGAACTTCCTTTGGCTGCCCACCCCGGAAGGCGACGCGGATTTCCCGCAGCGCGTAGCCTCCAAGCTTGCCGACGCCGGAGTGCTCGTCCGAGCCTTCCCCGAGGGCGTGCGCGTCACCGTGAGCAGCCGCGCCGAAAACGACCGCCTCCTCAAGGCCTGGCAAGGCTGTACTAGCGGCCGATAA